DNA sequence from the Deltaproteobacteria bacterium genome:
AGTGCGCGTCCATGATGTGGAGAGGACAAAGCAGACCCTGAAACTTGTTGACGCCATCAGGAACGCGGCCGGCAATAGTGATTGACCCCATCAGAAAATGTTTACAAAACAGTCAGGCCGGTGACAAATGACTGACACTACCGCGAAAAGGCGCTATTATGCCATTGCAGCGCCAGCTGTTGCTCTCATGGTCCTGATTGGAGTGGGCCTGCTTTTTTTCGGAAGGAACGACAAAGTCACGATCCCCTTGTCCGTGAGATTTACGAATCTTCCTCGCGAACTCCTTGTAGTGGGAAACGTTCCCGTGCTGGAGGCCCTGGTCAAGGGTCCTTCTGGGCTCCTCGAAGGCCCCAAGGAGTTGCAGTTGAGCCATGAGATTGATCTGGCCTCGGCTGAACCAGGGCGGCAATTCATCAAAATTCTGCCTGAGACGATCCAAGTACCCCAGGGCGCCTCAGTCCTTGAAGTCGATCCGGACTCTTTCACAATAGGCATAGAAAGACGCGTGGAAAAGCTGGTTCCTGTTCTCCCTGATTTGATCAATGAACCGGTTCCCGGCTATGTCGTATCTTCCGTAGTAGCATCACCTTCCAGGATCGAGCTTTCTGGACCGGCAAGCATGCTCGAAAAGATATCAGCAGTACGCACTACCCCCGTCAATCTGGCAGGATTAACGGGGTCTGCAAAAAAGAAAGTGGCTTTGAACCTGCGTCATAGCCCCTACGTTCAACCCACTGAAAATACCCTGGTTCAAATCGAAATCGTGGTTGAGGAAAAAATCATTGAAGAACCTATAATTACTGCGGTTCAGGGCACAGGCACTAATTACACGTACGAGATCAGGCCTGACCGGATCGAACTCATACTCAGAGGACCGGAAAAGACAATAAAAAAGCTGCTCCAGGGCAATGGAATCCAGGTCCGTGTGGATCTCGAGGGGCTAACACCTGGCACCCATAAACGCCACGCTGTGATCGAACCACCTCTGAACACAACGTTGGTGGAGGCCAAACCTGAGGTCTTTACTGTGGAACTACACGAATAAGGATACTCCGCCATGCTTTTAGTTATGGATGTAGGAAACACCAATACGGTTATCGGTGTCTACAACGGAAAAGACCTCACTTGCCACTGGCGGGTGAGAACTGAAAGGGATTTAACTGAAGATGAGTTCCACATATTGATAAGAAACCTGTTCTCGTCCCAGGGTGAAGCTGTGGAGTCCATCAGTGGGGCCATCATCTCGTGCGTCGTACCTCCTATGATGAACAACCTGAACAGCTTTTGCACAAAATATCTCCATCAGAAACCGTTGTGGGTCGATGCGGACACATTTAAGGACATGCCCATACTGTACGATAACCCCAAGGAAGTGGGGGCGGACAGGATCGTAAATGCCGTTGCGGCCTTTCACAAATACCCCACCAGCCTGGTTGTGGTTGACTTTGGCACTGCTACTACATTTGACTGTATCTCAGATAAAGGCGCTTATCTGGGTGGCGCTATCAGCCCCGGGATCTTGATCTCTTCTGAAGCCCTTTTTCAACAGGCTTCAAAGCTCCCTCGTGTGGAGATCTTTGTCAGACCAAAAGACATCATTGCCAAGGACACCATCAGCAGCATGAACGCGGGGATCATATACGGTTATGCAGGACTGGTAGACGGAATCGTTAACCGCATCAAAGAAGAGATGACGCCAAAGCCCAAAGTTGTTGCCACAGGCGGTCTGGCCGAGCTGATGGCAGAAGTGGCACAGACCATTGAAGTCGTTGAGCCTAATCTCACTCTGGAAGGACTCCGAATCGTCTACGACAAGGTCAAAGACAAGTAGCCTTCCTCGCGCATACGCACACGATTGCCCGCTTTTCACAGATACTGAGTTGCCATAAGTAAATACCACGGCCCGCCGCCGATAATATCGCCCCTTGAAGCGGCTTGCTCAAAGAAAACGTCCAGTCGATCCCTTCTCACACGGTGTACCTCGATCTTTTCAGAGGGCTCAAGATCCTGTTCTTTTGGAGTGGCATCCTCCTCCAGTTCCACGACAACGCAGCATGCCGTCTCCTTGATCAGTGCGCTGTTCAAGGTCAACTGAGGAGATACCTGGACGACTCTTCCCGTGTAGCCTGTCTCCTCCTCAAGCTCTCGAAGGGCACATGTCTCCACATCGTCATCATCTAAGACCCCTGCCGGAAAGCCAATGACATAACGGTCAAAGATGACCCGGTATTGCCTGATGAAAATAAGGTCCCCGGATTCCTTGAACCGGGGCATGACCAGGACCGACGTACGTTCGCTTGTCCGTTCAATGTAGTCCCATTCCAGGACCTCTCCCTGGTCATTTTCGTAGATTACCCTTTTTGGCAAGATCCAAGGACTCTCCGCAAAGCTGATAGTCTTTAAGATATTCATGGTATCCCTCATCGGTGGAAAGGTTTCTGGTTTAGGGCATCTTCTCCTGGGACCCAAGACCAGTATTGTGGGCTACCTGGGCTATACTGACTCCAGTAACAATCAATGAGGCAAGCCCCACAATGATGACCGGAACCATCTGGAAAACATGATTCGCCAGGGTAAACCCTGCGGCCTCTTTGGCTGAAATGCCAAAGATCAGGAGTCCGAACACACCACCCGCTTCCCAGAGACCCCAAAAACCCGGTACTGACGGAAGTGAAATAAAGAAGCAGAGTATGACCATCACCGCACACATCTCCAGAAAAGAGATATCAATTCCCGGACAGCCGTACGACAAAACGTAGTAAGAAAGCCCTGAGAGTGCCCACACCAGGAACGAAAGAACAAAGCACAGAGCAGTCTTTTTCGGACTTCTCAACAGACTAAGTCCGGCTGTAAAGTTATCGAAAATATGAGCAAGTTTTATGCAAAGCCTTTCCCTGATTTTCTCCCTGAAGGCATCACCGGCAAAAAAGAATAGCGCCGGCAATCCCAGGATTAAGCGTCTCATGATCCTTTGACTCTGCCTGACACTTACCAGAACAATGCATGCAATGAGTACAAGAGACAATTTCAGAGTCGTTATCCCGATTATCTCAAGAGTGGCTTTATTAAGGTGATATTTGCCAAAGGTAAGATCAAGGGTTGGGCTGATTTCAACATTTGCAAGGACAATGACAAGAAAAAAGAGCAGTATGAGGATGTCAAAGACCCTTTCAGCGCCCACCGTTGCCAGCACCTTGGAAAATGCGACCTTCTGCTTCTTGTAAAAAACAGCCGGGCGGGCCAGTTCTCCTACTCGTGCGGGCAGAATGCAATTGAACATAAAGCCGATCATGAGGGGATGAAACGCACTCCAAAAACCCGTTTCCTTGACCGGACTGAGAAGAAGCTGCCACCTGATAACCCTGATCAGGAAACTCACCAATCCAACTGCCACGGCAGGGATGACCCACCAGTAGTTGATGATTTTCAAATAGCCCACTAGATCTTGAAGCGGGATGTTCTTGAAGGTGACATAAAGGGCTATGCCTGAGAATATCAGCCCTGCTATCAGAGATAGGATAATCTTCTTGTTTGCAGACATAGAACCTTAAGATTTGCAGATATGTAGATTAAAATGTCAGGGAGTTGACGGTCGGCTTAGCAAGAGATCAACCGGCCAGCGGGCGAACCGGCTATCAGGTTAACCGAAAGTATACATACAAAACGCCTAATCATTTACTGGACAGAATCTCCCTCGCCTTCTCAATATCCTTGTTGATCTGAGCGGCCAGGGCATCAGGTCCCGGAAATTTTTTTTCGCCGCGCAGGCGTGTGACGAAATTCACCCTAATGGGTTGGTCATAAAGATCCTGGTCAAAATCAAGGATGTGGACCTCTACGCTAAACTCGCCATTATCAAATGTGGGGCTGTATCCTATATTTGCCACACCTTTCAATGTGCTTTCATTGCATTGAACCGTTACCGCATAAACGCCGCCCTTTGGACAGAGTTCATCATAGAGAGTCAGGTTAGCCGTGGGAAACCCCAACAGCCTTGCCCCTCGATCCTTGCCCCGGATGACGGTCCCCCGTACCTGATAATGACGTCCCAGGAGTTTTGCCGCCTCTTCGACCTTGCCCTCTCTCACCAGGTTTCGAATCTCGGTGCTGCTAATGCGACGAGGCCCTTGCTCAACCCACACTGCAATAGTCACTTCAAAGCCATGTGTTGAGCCCATTTCCTTGAGCAATGAAATGTTCCCCTCCCTCTGTTTCCCAAAGGAATAATCAGGACCAACAACCACCGACTTCATCCCTATTTTGTCACACAACACATCTTTGACAAATGTCCTTGCCGGTGTGGCAGCAAACTCCCGGGTAAAGGGCACGCACACCAAGGCGTCTATGCCTGTCGCACCGATAAGTTCGACCTTTTGTTCATAAAGCGTTATGAGAGGAAAGTGTTTTTTGCAGTTGATGACCCGAATGGGATGGGGCTCAAAGGTCATCACCACGGAGGTGCCCCCCAAGCTTTCCGCTTTTTCTATGACTTGATGGAAAAGGATTTGATGCCCCACGTGAACGCCGTCAAAGTTGCCAATCGTGACAACTGCATTCTTGAAGGGTTTTGAAATATCCCGCAGATCTCTAATAAGTTCCATGTTAACACATCCAACTCCACATATGATGCTTGACAAGTAAGATAAAATAATTTATTTAAAATATTTCGTCTTCAAAATCAATCTTTTTCTGTCTTCTCAAGTGCCGAAGTGGCGGAACTGGTAGACGCGCTAGGTTCAGGGTCTAGTGGGGGATTCCCCGTGGGAGTTCGAGTCTCCCCTTCGGCACCACTCCTTTGATGTCATTGCTTATAGTTACGATTTTCCAACCTGTCAAATTCCATTGCCAATCCATTGCCAGGGGCTTGATTGCCGGGTGGGCAAGACAAGATTCGGTGGCATGTTATGCAGAGACAAAAATGGCAACCAAACGCAGGCTCTTGGAAGCCAAGGTGGTGAGGCTGAATGAGATTGCCTTACGGAAACGAAATTAACTATTGGAGAACCAACACATCACAGCCTGAAAAGTGGCTGGATAGGGCTACCAGTCAAATCGAGACTCTTGCTGGGCGTGTCCTAATGTATGCTTTGGGGCAAGATGCGACAACCGGAACGTCAGCCTACGTGATGATGTTTGGCGTTATGCTAGTGTGGAATGGCAAGCCTGAGGTGCGTCTATCCTTGCTTTTCTTATCATGCCTTGTCATTATTACCTTCCTCGCCAAACGTAAAGCATAAAATCATAGATGTCCCATGCTACCTTGCCGTGGCAAGTCTTCCTTGAGGCATTATGGTCGGGCGACCTCGGGGTTTGACAACGGATCCAGGCCGGAGTGGTCAGGGCAGACCCCTCATGGATCGACTCGCCTGATATTGTAGACGCTTCGGCCTTCCGCAATAATGGTTTCCGGATCTCTTGCGGCAAAGACGCGGGTGTGAACGACACTCACGCGGTTGCCCGTACGCTGAACCAAGGCCTCTGCAACGATGTCGTCATCCGGGCCGGGCCTTAAATAGTCAACCCGTATATCTACGGTGGAAATCCGGTCGTCTTTGGAGCAATGGGTCCATGCAGCGGTCCCGCCACAGGTATCAATGAGGGTGGAGATCAGGCCGCCGTGCAGGGCGGGACGGCGTTTGTCTCCGATAAACGCCTCCCGAAATGGAATGGACAGCCTCGCAAATCCCGGTCCCAATTCGTCAACCTTGATGCCGAGGTATTTGTCAAAGGGCACTTCTTCCTCAATGAATCTAATTATCGTCTCAAATGTCTTTTTCATCTTGCTCCTCATCACAGGCAAATCGGGTCGAACCCGTCGCGCCCGAATGCCTTCCCCTGGTCGAGATGCGGGAAGCCGTCTGTCCCGGCACGAAGTCTATTCTGATATCACAACGCCATGGCAATTTCGAGCGATTAGATTATAAGTGCCGGGAATGGGCGACGTGAGAAAGACGGTTCCTTTGCCCCCGACGCGATCTCCTCGGCGCAGAATGGGAGGTGTCCGTCTAGCCTGGTAGGCTGGGTGCGGGGCCGGACTTGACAGGCTGGCCAGATGTGGTATTTGAGCCAAGGAACGACCCTAAGCTGTTAAAATTTGGCAAAAAAACAAATATTGGTACGTCCAAAGAATACGCTCACATTGCCGCGGATGTGATCCCGGTGACCAAGAACCGCATCAAGAATGAAAAGGGTTGAATCAGGCCGTGGGGATGAACGAAAGCAAGAAGCCCTCCAGATTGCCCGGGAAGCCTTTGGCCCCCACTGAGACACTGGCGGCCCTGAAGGATTTGTTTGCCAATGGTTTGATCGATATGAACAAACTGAAAACCAGCGCTTTTCTCACCCCAGAGGGGTACGCTGCTGTGGAGCGTGAGAGGGAAGGTGAAGAAGAGAACCCTTGAGTTGAGCGAAATGGTGGGCCGAGCCCACCCTGCAAAACAGAATCTCAAGGTGTTGAATTGGCTCGAGGAGAACACTTACCGGCATAGAGGCTGTGTCATAACGGATGGTCTTCACACAGGCTATTGTACTACATTCAACCCGTTCCTAATGGAGCATTACGGGTTTTCTCCTTGTGTCCGTTCTGATTTGAAAGCTATGAACGAGGGGTTTCATTGTATACACCGACAAGAGGATGTATCATGGCTCAAAGGCTAACAACCGCTCGTCTTTGGGTTGAAAAGAAGGCCACTGTATTGTCGATAGCTGGGTTGAGCCCCTCGAAATCCAGTACAGGATTCCGATTCACCAGCTCTAGGTTGTTGGATTTGCGGCTTACGCCTTGAGGAAAGCGCGGGCCTCAATCCAACCTACCCAACTACTCAATAAGGCAATCAAAGTTTTGGAAATATGAGAGATGCCTGAATCAAACGATCTGCCCGAAATATGCCTTGAATGTGCCGGATTCGATGATGCAAGGCTTCATAAGCACTGTGATGTCTGCCATGAGGTGGGGTTCCCAGAATCCATATTGTGTGATTTGAACCGGTCGGTTCAGGAAACCGCCGATTTTCAGTGTCACGCTTTCAGACCGGCGCTCAGACTGGTCGGGGCGCTTGAAAAGAAAATCCCCGGCCAGGGTGTGAGCGCTGAGGATACTCCTGAAAGAGATTCTTTGAAAGAGCTGTTCCATTCAGACAAAGTAAAATATGAAAGGGCCTTGGCCCTACAGAAACTGCATCGCGACCCTGATACCATCCTGGTTCAGTTGAAATACCATTTGGTTTGGAACGTGTCCCACCGAACGGCGGTGTTCGTTCCGGTCGGCGACTTTATCGATGTCGTCCATGATGCGTTTCTGGAATCAAGTGAGGTCGCCCAGGGGTTCGTGAACCTTCTTTATCTGGCTCCGGATCACGTGCATGTATACGTGGAGTCGGACGGGGAGCGTTCCATTGAGAAAATGGCAAACGATATCAAGCGACTCTCAGCACAGACCATACTCGAAAGATTTCCCTCATTACGAGACACACTTGGTGCAAGCATCAACATTTGGGATGAGGCCTACTTTGTCGAGACGGTGGGTTAGAAAAGCAGTTCTTTTTTCTCGGCCGGAATCACGGGGCTCTGAACAAGCTCGTCAGGAAGCCTGCTTCAGCGGCATTGCTATCTCGGCGGGTCTTCTAAGAAGATTCTTCTGAAATCCTTCCGGTACGATTTTGGGGTGTCGTTTTGATAGATCCAGTATGCGGCAATGGCCCTGATACGTTCCATCGTCACAACTCCCGTATCGAGCAACAGTTTCATGAGATCCAGGGTTTTCAGAGTGAATATCTCGAATTCCTTTGCTACGACCAGCATATCGTCATCATCTGTTACGATGGGTATCTTCAAGACATAGGCATATGAAAGCGCCTTTGAGTCTGGCGCTTTTCATGTCTGGGCTTGGGCTGCTCTTCCCTTCTGCTTCCTTCTTGACTCTTACGCCACAATCAGCTAAAGAAAATGCATAATTACAGTACAGCCGTTTCATTCTTTGAGCAACCACATACACAGGAGGTTAAATGAGCCTCAAAGTATGCCTACCCGAGTCCTAGCGGAATGCCTCAAGCCCTTTAGGAGTCCAAGATCCTATTGCAACAGAGCAAAACCAGTCACAATCGGAAGGGTCAGGGATGAACTCGGGACAGGTTTTGTGTCCCTCGAGCTTTATTAATCCGATTTTTCCGGCGATATGCCGGACGACACGGAAGGAGGGCTCATGAAAACTAAACTTGATATCATCAAGGCTGACATTGGCAGTGTAGGAGGGCACATCGCCCCCAGCAGGAAGCTATTCTCTATTGTAAAGGACTATGTGAAAAACACTTGCCCCGGACTCATTGATGACGCCTTTATTTCCAGCACCGGGGATGGCAATGCTCACGCCAATTTCCGAAACAAAATAGAACAACTGTTGTCCTTTGCCGACATTAAAATAGGCGGGAACCGTCCTTGGGATCTTCAGGTCCATAACGATGATCTTTATGCAAGATTGCTGGCGGAAGGTTCACTTGGATTGGGTGAATCCTACATGGACGGCTGGTGGGATTGCGACAGACTTGACAAGTTCTTTCATAGGATTTTGCGGGCAGAACTGGATACAAAGGTCAAGACACGGACGGAGTTTTTCGACGTTCTGAAGTCTAAGCTGCTGAACCTCCAGAAGCCGTCCCGTACCTTTCAGATCGGGCAGCGACACTACGATATTGGCAACAACCTATACAGGCACATGCTAGGCGAGCGGTTAATTTATAGCTGCGGCTATTGGAAAAATGCGTCCATCCTAGATGAAGCGCAGGAAGCCAAGCTGGACTTAGTGTGCCGGAAACTGGGCTTGCGTCCGGGCATGCGAGTTCTGGACATCGGGTGTGGTTGGGGTGGAACCGCCAAATTCGCCGCTGAGCGGTACCAAGTCGAAGTTGTCGGCATCACCGTTTCTGAAGAACAGGCAAAGTTCGGAAAAGAGTTGCGCCGAGG
Encoded proteins:
- a CDS encoding YbbR-like domain-containing protein — protein: MTDTTAKRRYYAIAAPAVALMVLIGVGLLFFGRNDKVTIPLSVRFTNLPRELLVVGNVPVLEALVKGPSGLLEGPKELQLSHEIDLASAEPGRQFIKILPETIQVPQGASVLEVDPDSFTIGIERRVEKLVPVLPDLINEPVPGYVVSSVVASPSRIELSGPASMLEKISAVRTTPVNLAGLTGSAKKKVALNLRHSPYVQPTENTLVQIEIVVEEKIIEEPIITAVQGTGTNYTYEIRPDRIELILRGPEKTIKKLLQGNGIQVRVDLEGLTPGTHKRHAVIEPPLNTTLVEAKPEVFTVELHE
- a CDS encoding type III pantothenate kinase, with amino-acid sequence MLLVMDVGNTNTVIGVYNGKDLTCHWRVRTERDLTEDEFHILIRNLFSSQGEAVESISGAIISCVVPPMMNNLNSFCTKYLHQKPLWVDADTFKDMPILYDNPKEVGADRIVNAVAAFHKYPTSLVVVDFGTATTFDCISDKGAYLGGAISPGILISSEALFQQASKLPRVEIFVRPKDIIAKDTISSMNAGIIYGYAGLVDGIVNRIKEEMTPKPKVVATGGLAELMAEVAQTIEVVEPNLTLEGLRIVYDKVKDK
- the cfa gene encoding cyclopropane fatty acyl phospholipid synthase — protein: MKTKLDIIKADIGSVGGHIAPSRKLFSIVKDYVKNTCPGLIDDAFISSTGDGNAHANFRNKIEQLLSFADIKIGGNRPWDLQVHNDDLYARLLAEGSLGLGESYMDGWWDCDRLDKFFHRILRAELDTKVKTRTEFFDVLKSKLLNLQKPSRTFQIGQRHYDIGNNLYRHMLGERLIYSCGYWKNASILDEAQEAKLDLVCRKLGLRPGMRVLDIGCGWGGTAKFAAERYQVEVVGITVSEEQAKFGKELRRGLPVDIRLQDYRNIKETFDCILSIGMFEHVGYKNYTTFMRIVRNCLKDGGLFLLQTIGGIRSVTSNDPWIERYIFPNSMLPSAKQICSAIEGVFVLEDWHSFGPDYDKTLMEWFRNFHENWDILKEYYDERFYRMWKYYLLSCAGSFRARKNQLWQIVLSANGVPGGYRSMR
- a CDS encoding bifunctional riboflavin kinase/FAD synthetase; the encoded protein is MELIRDLRDISKPFKNAVVTIGNFDGVHVGHQILFHQVIEKAESLGGTSVVMTFEPHPIRVINCKKHFPLITLYEQKVELIGATGIDALVCVPFTREFAATPARTFVKDVLCDKIGMKSVVVGPDYSFGKQREGNISLLKEMGSTHGFEVTIAVWVEQGPRRISSTEIRNLVREGKVEEAAKLLGRHYQVRGTVIRGKDRGARLLGFPTANLTLYDELCPKGGVYAVTVQCNESTLKGVANIGYSPTFDNGEFSVEVHILDFDQDLYDQPIRVNFVTRLRGEKKFPGPDALAAQINKDIEKAREILSSK
- a CDS encoding NUDIX hydrolase, producing the protein MNILKTISFAESPWILPKRVIYENDQGEVLEWDYIERTSERTSVLVMPRFKESGDLIFIRQYRVIFDRYVIGFPAGVLDDDDVETCALRELEEETGYTGRVVQVSPQLTLNSALIKETACCVVVELEEDATPKEQDLEPSEKIEVHRVRRDRLDVFFEQAASRGDIIGGGPWYLLMATQYL
- the tnpA gene encoding IS200/IS605 family transposase, yielding MPESNDLPEICLECAGFDDARLHKHCDVCHEVGFPESILCDLNRSVQETADFQCHAFRPALRLVGALEKKIPGQGVSAEDTPERDSLKELFHSDKVKYERALALQKLHRDPDTILVQLKYHLVWNVSHRTAVFVPVGDFIDVVHDAFLESSEVAQGFVNLLYLAPDHVHVYVESDGERSIEKMANDIKRLSAQTILERFPSLRDTLGASINIWDEAYFVETVG
- a CDS encoding PaaI family thioesterase, whose protein sequence is MRSKMKKTFETIIRFIEEEVPFDKYLGIKVDELGPGFARLSIPFREAFIGDKRRPALHGGLISTLIDTCGGTAAWTHCSKDDRISTVDIRVDYLRPGPDDDIVAEALVQRTGNRVSVVHTRVFAARDPETIIAEGRSVYNIRRVDP
- a CDS encoding flippase-like domain-containing protein codes for the protein MSANKKIILSLIAGLIFSGIALYVTFKNIPLQDLVGYLKIINYWWVIPAVAVGLVSFLIRVIRWQLLLSPVKETGFWSAFHPLMIGFMFNCILPARVGELARPAVFYKKQKVAFSKVLATVGAERVFDILILLFFLVIVLANVEISPTLDLTFGKYHLNKATLEIIGITTLKLSLVLIACIVLVSVRQSQRIMRRLILGLPALFFFAGDAFREKIRERLCIKLAHIFDNFTAGLSLLRSPKKTALCFVLSFLVWALSGLSYYVLSYGCPGIDISFLEMCAVMVILCFFISLPSVPGFWGLWEAGGVFGLLIFGISAKEAAGFTLANHVFQMVPVIIVGLASLIVTGVSIAQVAHNTGLGSQEKMP